The Blochmannia endosymbiont of Colobopsis nipponica genome has a segment encoding these proteins:
- the nuoE gene encoding NADH-quinone oxidoreductase subunit NuoE — translation MEVRQDKINFIVNDKASSLNQEELDAIQREICHYEDVRSIAVEALKIVQKNRGWISDKNLEDIAFALGISSCELEEIATFYSQIFRKPVGQNIIRFCDSVVCYINGYKKIQAALEKILMIIPGQTDVNGKFTLLPTCCLGKCDQGPVIMVNDDMYVSLLPEHIDCILEKY, via the coding sequence ATGGAAGTTCGTCAAGACAAGATTAACTTTATAGTTAATGATAAAGCTTCTTCTTTAAATCAAGAAGAATTAGATGCTATACAACGAGAAATATGTCATTATGAAGATGTTCGTTCTATTGCTGTAGAAGCATTAAAAATAGTACAGAAAAATAGAGGTTGGATTTCAGATAAAAACCTTGAAGACATCGCATTTGCATTAGGTATATCTAGTTGTGAATTAGAAGAAATAGCTACATTTTATAGTCAAATTTTCCGTAAACCAGTAGGTCAAAATATAATTCGTTTTTGTGATAGCGTTGTATGTTATATTAATGGTTATAAAAAAATACAAGCTGCTTTAGAGAAAATTTTAATGATTATTCCAGGACAAACTGATGTTAATGGAAAGTTTACTTTACTTCCAACTTGTTGTTTAGGAAAATGTGATCAGGGTCCTGTAATAATGGTGAATGACGATATGTATGTAAGTTTGCTACCGGAACATATAGATTGTATTTTGGAGAAATATTAA